Proteins encoded in a region of the Novibacillus thermophilus genome:
- the yabP gene encoding sporulation protein YabP produces the protein MVDDQYHAQHEIVMVNRHTLDVSGVIHVESFDSEEFLLNTECGYLAIRGRDLHIKTLNLEQGKVAIEGSLFDVGYLDEGTHTVEKAKGFFSRLFR, from the coding sequence ATGGTCGACGATCAATACCACGCGCAGCACGAGATTGTCATGGTGAACCGTCACACGTTAGACGTGAGCGGAGTCATCCATGTCGAAAGTTTCGACAGCGAGGAGTTTTTGCTCAATACCGAATGCGGCTATTTGGCCATTCGCGGCCGTGATTTACACATCAAAACGCTGAATTTGGAACAGGGTAAAGTCGCCATCGAAGGATCGCTCTTCGATGTCGGTTATTTGGACGAAGGGACACACACAGTGGAGAAGGCTAAAGGTTTCTTTAGCAGGTTGTTTCGGTGA
- the mazG gene encoding nucleoside triphosphate pyrophosphohydrolase, whose amino-acid sequence MSSNGRITVVGLGSGDEADLTLGVVSTLQEAEQLFLRTENHPVVPWLKQQGLAYEAFDDVYERYGRFEPVYEDVTERLIRAAGGRHIVYAVPGHPMVAEKTTEMLLQKGRTRGVDVEIKGGHSFLDTVFARLQIDPIDGFMLLNALDFTPDQCNPRMTTVIAQVYDQLTASDVKLTLMERYPDDVDVIVAHSLGVDGEESVRTVPLYELDHRFPVSSLSVVVVPPVPEDVMLTRDFSEFVNIVATLRSPNGCPWDRKQTHESLRKYLVEETAEFIEAVNKKDPEHMCDELGDILLQIGLHAQIAAENETFTIRDVIQRINEKLIRRHPHVFGDEEVKDAAEVSENWRKIKEVEKRAEGKRNSKSLADGIPATLPTLSRAVQLQQRAAEHGFDWTEVGPVVDKVREELTECLEASGDDVEKELGDLLFAVVNLARFLNVDPEQALRRAESKFTVRFDQMKQKAEREGLLFHHLTLEQMEALWQSVKQSEAVGR is encoded by the coding sequence ATGTCGTCTAACGGTCGCATTACCGTTGTCGGCCTCGGTAGCGGTGACGAAGCCGACTTGACGTTAGGGGTTGTCTCTACCCTGCAGGAAGCGGAACAGCTCTTTTTGCGGACAGAGAACCATCCGGTCGTGCCTTGGCTAAAGCAGCAAGGCCTGGCGTATGAAGCGTTTGACGATGTCTACGAGCGGTACGGCCGCTTTGAGCCAGTTTATGAAGACGTCACAGAGCGGTTGATTCGTGCGGCGGGAGGTAGACACATCGTATACGCTGTTCCCGGTCATCCGATGGTGGCAGAAAAGACGACAGAGATGCTGCTGCAAAAAGGCAGAACGAGGGGGGTCGACGTAGAGATCAAAGGCGGTCACAGTTTCCTGGACACGGTGTTTGCGAGGTTGCAAATTGATCCGATCGACGGGTTCATGCTGTTAAACGCCCTCGATTTTACTCCCGACCAATGCAACCCGCGCATGACGACTGTCATTGCCCAAGTGTACGACCAGTTGACGGCATCCGATGTCAAATTGACATTAATGGAACGGTATCCCGACGATGTTGACGTGATCGTGGCCCACTCACTCGGCGTGGACGGCGAGGAGTCCGTCCGCACCGTCCCCCTCTACGAACTCGATCACCGTTTCCCAGTCAGTTCCCTCAGCGTCGTCGTCGTTCCCCCTGTTCCGGAAGACGTGATGCTGACCCGTGACTTTTCGGAATTTGTGAACATCGTGGCGACGTTGCGCAGCCCGAACGGTTGTCCGTGGGACCGGAAACAGACCCATGAAAGCTTGCGCAAATACTTAGTGGAAGAGACGGCTGAATTCATTGAGGCGGTCAACAAAAAAGACCCGGAGCACATGTGTGATGAACTGGGGGACATCCTCCTCCAAATCGGGTTGCACGCCCAAATTGCCGCCGAAAACGAAACGTTTACCATTCGCGACGTCATACAGCGGATTAATGAAAAGCTCATCCGCCGCCACCCTCACGTATTCGGTGACGAAGAGGTGAAGGACGCGGCAGAAGTCTCCGAAAACTGGCGGAAGATAAAAGAAGTGGAAAAACGGGCGGAAGGAAAAAGGAATTCTAAATCGTTGGCAGACGGCATTCCTGCGACACTCCCCACTTTGTCTCGGGCGGTACAATTGCAACAACGGGCAGCCGAGCACGGATTCGACTGGACCGAAGTAGGACCCGTTGTGGACAAAGTCCGGGAAGAACTGACGGAATGCCTGGAAGCCAGTGGAGACGACGTGGAGAAAGAGCTCGGCGATCTGCTGTTTGCCGTGGTCAATTTAGCCCGCTTTTTGAACGTCGACCCGGAACAGGCCCTCAGGCGGGCTGAAAGCAAATTTACCGTGCGATTTGATCAAATGAAACAGAAGGCCGAACGGGAAGGACTCCTTTTCCATCATTTAACTCTAGAGCAGATGGAGGCATTGTGGCAGTCAGTTAAACAGAGCGAAGCGGTCGGACGCTGA
- a CDS encoding DUF402 domain-containing protein, which yields MDVTIKKIKYTTLNKTYTEKVRDWRGNNCFATQYPNPDGKRIFLTFYMVDKGYTLSKVFNKEGEFMYYYCDIMKMKQVGKWRYVMVDLLLDLIVYADGSYDVLDIDEFANAIDKGELKRNRQVYALRILHEMIQLQRKRRLIPPFIHKAEMYDTTIDGY from the coding sequence ATGGATGTGACGATTAAGAAAATTAAGTATACGACATTGAATAAAACATACACAGAAAAAGTGCGCGACTGGCGGGGAAACAACTGTTTTGCCACCCAATATCCAAATCCGGACGGGAAACGTATTTTTTTAACATTCTACATGGTGGACAAAGGGTATACGCTCTCGAAAGTTTTTAATAAAGAAGGGGAATTTATGTACTACTACTGCGACATCATGAAGATGAAGCAAGTCGGAAAATGGCGCTACGTCATGGTCGATTTACTGTTGGATCTCATTGTCTACGCCGACGGCAGTTATGACGTACTCGACATTGACGAGTTCGCCAATGCGATTGACAAAGGTGAATTAAAGCGAAACCGACAAGTGTACGCATTGCGAATATTGCACGAAATGATTCAACTGCAGAGGAAACGTCGCCTAATTCCGCCTTTTATCCACAAAGCGGAAATGTACGACACTACAATTGACGGATATTGA
- a CDS encoding polysaccharide biosynthesis protein, producing MGNPDMLTLPIKSVSFALLIVPTMSVMRGYFQGHQNMVPTAVSQVTEQFVRVFTIIVAAYWVMSRGMDLVYAGAGAVFGAVTGALAAFVTLLFYWRRNQNMQRELAATATVDRAAYERESNATVVKRILYYAIPICFGSLVLPLLGLVDSFTVANLLERIQGLNSLEAAALKGVYDRGQPLIQFSAFFATALSLAIVPAVSEALAKGQHALVALRAEIALRITFLFGLPASVGLAVIAEPTNILLYENGRGSFALAVLAFTTVFSTLGVTSSGILQGLGLVLLPARNLFVGVLVKLLFNLVLIGPLGIVGAAIATVAAYTVSTALNLWAIVRRIKPNIYWREFLLKPMLAALLMAASVFAVMAGVRFALEGALGSLRLAMLVTVITSVATGVVVYTLILFRSGAISREDLQSVPRLNRKLSPWLEKFRLLK from the coding sequence ATGGGGAATCCGGATATGTTGACGCTGCCGATCAAAAGCGTGTCGTTCGCGCTCTTGATCGTGCCGACGATGTCCGTCATGCGCGGTTATTTTCAAGGGCATCAAAACATGGTGCCGACGGCCGTGTCACAAGTGACAGAGCAGTTCGTACGCGTCTTCACCATCATCGTCGCTGCCTACTGGGTCATGTCCAGGGGGATGGATCTCGTCTACGCCGGTGCCGGTGCCGTGTTCGGGGCAGTCACGGGCGCTTTGGCAGCTTTCGTGACTCTGCTCTTTTACTGGCGGCGCAATCAAAACATGCAGCGGGAGTTGGCCGCGACGGCGACTGTGGACCGCGCGGCGTATGAACGCGAATCGAACGCCACCGTCGTCAAACGCATTTTGTACTACGCCATTCCCATCTGCTTCGGCTCCCTCGTCCTCCCCTTGCTCGGACTCGTCGATTCGTTTACAGTGGCGAACCTATTGGAACGCATACAAGGGCTTAATAGTCTGGAGGCCGCGGCGTTAAAGGGAGTTTACGACCGCGGGCAACCGCTCATTCAGTTTTCCGCCTTCTTCGCCACTGCGCTGTCGCTGGCCATCGTCCCCGCTGTGTCAGAGGCGCTGGCAAAAGGCCAGCACGCCCTCGTGGCCCTGCGCGCTGAGATCGCACTGCGGATTACGTTTTTGTTCGGATTGCCGGCATCCGTAGGGTTGGCCGTCATTGCAGAACCGACGAACATTTTGCTTTACGAAAACGGGCGGGGTTCTTTCGCGTTGGCCGTACTTGCCTTTACGACCGTGTTTTCGACCCTTGGGGTCACGTCTTCCGGCATTTTGCAAGGCCTCGGGCTCGTCTTGTTGCCGGCGCGGAACTTGTTTGTCGGGGTGTTGGTCAAGCTCCTGTTCAATCTCGTCCTCATCGGGCCGTTGGGCATTGTCGGTGCCGCCATCGCGACCGTTGCCGCGTACACGGTGTCGACAGCTCTCAATTTGTGGGCCATCGTCCGCCGGATCAAGCCGAACATCTATTGGCGGGAATTTCTCCTTAAACCGATGCTGGCGGCCCTGTTAATGGCGGCGAGTGTTTTTGCTGTCATGGCGGGGGTGCGCTTTGCCCTGGAAGGGGCTCTTGGTTCGCTGCGCCTCGCCATGCTCGTGACAGTCATCACGTCCGTCGCAACGGGCGTCGTCGTGTACACATTGATTCTGTTCCGCTCCGGTGCCATCAGCCGGGAAGACTTACAGTCTGTTCCCCGTTTAAACCGGAAACTTTCCCCGTGGCTTGAAAAATTCCGGCTGCTCAAGTGA
- a CDS encoding FtsB family cell division protein, which translates to MEKRYHNHNRYRAKQEPGAKRRLTIWLAVCVLFFTWAAVQSFHQQGKIADKQAELERVEQQLKDAQRKERELETRIELLHDPDYVSELARKEYYMTKEGEIIIVDPR; encoded by the coding sequence ATGGAGAAAAGGTACCACAATCACAACCGTTATAGAGCAAAACAGGAGCCAGGTGCAAAGCGGCGCTTGACGATATGGCTTGCGGTTTGCGTCTTATTTTTCACGTGGGCGGCTGTTCAGTCGTTCCATCAACAGGGCAAAATTGCAGATAAACAGGCTGAGCTGGAGCGGGTGGAACAACAGTTGAAGGACGCCCAACGGAAAGAGAGAGAGCTTGAAACCCGCATTGAACTGCTTCACGACCCGGATTACGTGTCAGAATTGGCTCGCAAAGAATACTATATGACCAAAGAAGGGGAAATTATTATCGTGGACCCGCGCTGA
- the yabQ gene encoding spore cortex biosynthesis protein YabQ, whose product MTLQTQWVAFATMLASGILLGVFLDLYRVLKGRWHLTGWVVALVDLCYWILAAGWVFSVLLWSTWGELRFYMLLILFAGIGLYYWWFSRPTIKVLLIAIGVVQALIHFFIQLLRTFVWTPLQYGWRLCQKLVLLMLRLLWAVLRTVAWLLQPVWRPVRSVLEPLYLPLVHFVLKVYRWLAGILRKVKKVLQKLFHPE is encoded by the coding sequence GTGACGTTGCAAACCCAGTGGGTCGCTTTCGCCACGATGCTCGCGTCTGGAATCCTGCTCGGCGTTTTCCTCGACTTATACCGAGTGTTAAAAGGCCGGTGGCACCTAACCGGGTGGGTTGTGGCGTTAGTGGACCTGTGTTACTGGATACTAGCTGCAGGGTGGGTGTTCAGTGTACTGCTTTGGAGCACCTGGGGTGAGCTGAGGTTTTACATGCTGTTGATCCTCTTTGCCGGTATAGGGTTATACTATTGGTGGTTCAGCCGCCCGACAATCAAGGTGCTGTTAATTGCGATTGGCGTCGTACAAGCTCTCATTCACTTTTTCATTCAACTGTTGCGCACGTTTGTCTGGACTCCCCTCCAATACGGGTGGCGGTTGTGCCAGAAATTGGTTTTGTTAATGCTTCGGCTCTTATGGGCTGTTTTACGTACGGTCGCTTGGTTGTTGCAGCCGGTTTGGCGGCCGGTCCGCTCCGTTTTGGAGCCTCTATACTTGCCGCTCGTACATTTCGTGTTAAAAGTTTACCGATGGCTAGCAGGGATTTTGCGAAAGGTGAAGAAAGTACTACAGAAGTTGTTTCATCCGGAGTGA
- a CDS encoding RNA-binding S4 domain-containing protein, producing MRLDKFLKVSRLIKRRTLAKEVCAQGRVTRNGTVAKASTSVAPGDELSIRLGQKRITVRVEKVNDTPRKGEAAELYTLLSEERIDADV from the coding sequence GTGCGACTCGATAAATTTCTAAAAGTTTCCCGCCTGATTAAGCGCCGCACGCTGGCAAAAGAAGTGTGCGCCCAGGGGAGGGTCACCCGAAACGGAACGGTGGCCAAAGCGAGTACGTCAGTGGCTCCGGGGGATGAGCTGTCCATCCGCCTCGGACAGAAACGGATAACCGTTCGGGTGGAAAAGGTAAACGACACACCTCGCAAAGGGGAAGCAGCTGAACTGTACACACTGCTTTCGGAAGAGCGAATCGACGCTGACGTTTGA
- a CDS encoding HU family DNA-binding protein — protein sequence MTKQELIQKIAAKSGLTKKDAESVLNTVLDEISQALKSGEKVQLIGFGTFETRKRSGRVGRNPQTGESIEIPETTVPAFRAGSKLKEAVK from the coding sequence ATGACTAAGCAGGAACTTATCCAAAAAATCGCGGCCAAGAGCGGCCTCACCAAAAAAGACGCCGAAAGTGTTCTGAATACGGTATTGGATGAGATTTCTCAAGCTTTAAAGTCCGGGGAAAAAGTACAGCTAATCGGTTTCGGCACGTTTGAAACGCGCAAGCGGTCCGGCAGAGTCGGGCGCAACCCGCAAACTGGGGAATCCATCGAAATTCCGGAAACGACAGTCCCCGCATTCCGCGCCGGGAGCAAACTTAAAGAAGCGGTGAAGTAG
- the spoIIE gene encoding stage II sporulation protein E, with amino-acid sequence MKIIPLRQSLHERWRQLDSQLSVRRTFRQLQNLVVGRWNILLLLMGFLLGRAVLLEQVSPFALPFLAVVYHLKRDRWAAVAVALLIGQSTTPNGQAVWMLATFLLYIVLQKGADRWLKRDLNYTPLIVLTTLLLTQGIRLGAGGWSLYGGMLALIEMVLSVLLTFIFVQSLPVFTSRKRRNVSLKGEELVCLAILLASVMTGMVGWTYGDMSVEHIFSRYVILLFALVGGGMLGTTVGVVTGMILSLSNQQAVLEISLLAFSGLLAGLFREGKKWGVATGFLIGTSILALYTSPSVGLWTSLQESLAAVLLLLLTPAALTTALARFVPGTNENERSQQEYSRRVRDMTAKKVEQFSHVFSQLSRSFSSHFQHPEQEEEYLQRFVTELSDSVCAGCRKYEECWGTKFYQTYNGITDLVALVELADNKGKIQTPRSWKDHCVKSKDMVALIRDKYETYQRDLAWQERLRETQQIVSEQLSGMSKVMMDWAFDIRRETQVLTTQEEQIQQALEDLGLSIHRVDVMSLEEGNVEIEVTLPHDDDLESCRKIIAPLLTDIVGEHITVYEKEGPLSENGGLTTITFGSAQNYEVKAGVAKAAKGGRWLSGDSYSYTNLGTGKYAVAISDGMGNGPRAQEESQAALKMLEQLLLAGMEELTAVKTVNAILGMRKTDEVYATVDLALVDLDTARTTFLKIGSTPSFIKRGNDVIPVTASNLPIGILEDIDVDTVTERLMPGDMLIMMTDGVFDAPRQAANKEAWMKRAIHEIRIRDPQAFADLLLEKVVRERGGHIDDDMTVVVTKVDHSIPNWATISIPGMPRIRRKEALSN; translated from the coding sequence ATGAAAATCATCCCGTTACGTCAAAGTTTACACGAGCGATGGAGGCAGTTGGACTCACAGCTGTCCGTGAGGCGAACGTTCCGGCAGCTTCAGAACCTCGTCGTGGGGAGGTGGAATATTCTGCTGCTGTTGATGGGGTTTTTGCTGGGACGAGCTGTCTTGCTGGAGCAAGTGTCTCCGTTTGCGCTGCCTTTTTTGGCCGTCGTCTATCACTTAAAGCGAGATCGATGGGCAGCCGTCGCCGTTGCACTTCTAATCGGTCAGAGCACGACGCCCAACGGACAAGCTGTCTGGATGTTGGCGACCTTTCTCTTGTACATTGTATTGCAGAAAGGAGCGGATCGGTGGCTTAAACGTGATCTGAACTACACCCCCCTCATTGTGTTGACCACACTGCTCCTGACGCAAGGAATCCGTTTGGGAGCAGGGGGTTGGTCGCTGTACGGCGGCATGTTGGCCCTGATTGAAATGGTGCTCAGCGTATTGCTCACCTTCATATTCGTCCAGTCACTTCCTGTCTTTACAAGCCGCAAGCGGCGCAATGTCTCTCTCAAAGGGGAAGAATTAGTCTGTCTGGCCATTCTGCTGGCGTCGGTCATGACAGGAATGGTTGGATGGACGTACGGTGACATGTCGGTTGAGCACATTTTTTCCCGCTATGTTATTTTACTGTTTGCGCTGGTTGGGGGCGGGATGCTCGGAACGACCGTGGGGGTTGTAACCGGGATGATCCTCAGCCTGTCGAATCAGCAGGCAGTGTTGGAAATCAGTTTGCTCGCCTTTTCCGGACTGCTGGCAGGACTATTTCGAGAGGGGAAAAAATGGGGTGTTGCGACGGGATTCTTGATCGGAACGTCGATTCTCGCCCTCTACACCAGTCCTTCCGTCGGCCTGTGGACGTCACTGCAGGAATCGCTTGCGGCCGTTCTATTGTTACTGCTCACCCCTGCAGCGCTGACGACAGCCCTCGCCCGGTTTGTTCCAGGAACGAACGAAAATGAGCGCAGTCAGCAGGAGTATTCCCGGCGTGTCCGAGACATGACAGCGAAAAAAGTAGAGCAGTTTTCTCATGTGTTTTCTCAATTGTCCCGCAGTTTTTCTTCGCATTTTCAGCACCCGGAACAAGAGGAGGAGTACTTGCAGCGCTTTGTCACGGAACTGTCGGATTCGGTGTGTGCGGGCTGCCGAAAATATGAGGAGTGTTGGGGGACAAAGTTTTACCAGACGTACAACGGAATAACGGATTTGGTGGCTTTAGTGGAACTTGCCGACAACAAAGGAAAAATACAAACTCCCCGCTCGTGGAAGGACCACTGTGTCAAAAGTAAAGACATGGTGGCGCTCATTCGCGACAAGTATGAGACGTATCAGCGCGACTTAGCCTGGCAAGAGCGCCTCAGAGAGACGCAACAGATCGTCTCAGAACAGCTATCCGGCATGTCAAAAGTGATGATGGATTGGGCTTTCGACATCCGCCGGGAAACCCAAGTGTTAACGACGCAAGAAGAACAAATTCAACAGGCGTTGGAAGATCTCGGATTGTCAATTCACCGTGTAGACGTGATGAGTCTCGAGGAAGGGAATGTCGAAATAGAAGTGACGTTACCCCACGACGACGACTTGGAAAGCTGCCGCAAAATCATCGCCCCGCTCTTGACAGACATCGTCGGCGAGCACATAACCGTTTACGAGAAAGAAGGGCCGTTGAGTGAAAACGGCGGATTGACGACTATTACATTCGGTTCAGCTCAAAATTACGAAGTGAAGGCAGGGGTGGCCAAAGCTGCCAAAGGCGGGCGATGGTTGTCAGGAGACAGTTACAGTTACACGAATCTGGGAACGGGCAAGTACGCCGTTGCCATCAGTGACGGTATGGGAAATGGACCCCGGGCACAAGAAGAGAGTCAGGCGGCGTTAAAAATGTTGGAGCAGTTGTTGCTGGCGGGGATGGAAGAACTGACGGCGGTCAAGACGGTGAATGCCATTCTCGGCATGCGGAAGACCGATGAAGTGTACGCAACCGTCGACTTGGCGTTAGTCGACCTCGACACTGCGCGGACGACCTTTTTGAAAATAGGGTCGACTCCCAGCTTTATTAAACGTGGAAACGATGTGATCCCCGTGACAGCAAGCAATTTGCCCATCGGCATTTTGGAAGATATTGACGTCGACACTGTGACCGAACGCCTGATGCCAGGCGATATGTTAATCATGATGACAGATGGCGTGTTTGATGCGCCACGGCAGGCCGCAAATAAAGAAGCGTGGATGAAGCGGGCGATACACGAAATTCGCATACGGGATCCGCAAGCGTTCGCCGACCTTCTGTTAGAAAAAGTTGTCCGCGAACGGGGGGGTCACATTGATGACGACATGACTGTTGTCGTGACGAAAGTCGACCACTCCATTCCTAACTGGGCGACCATATCCATTCCTGGCATGCCACGGATCAGACGAAAGGAGGCGCTTTCAAATTGA
- a CDS encoding peptidylprolyl isomerase — MRQTKRRLFVFFAVFVVVSLLAAGCGNSEEDTDQKADEQAGQAPEPLDTTSEEVIASYDGLTSGEVKEGEFNRFLNIVMTVNPQMAMFVEQEELKDQMLSQYIASKSIAPKVEATSEMEDEASELVESVKQQYDEMQGEDKQFAAYLEEQGFTEDDLHRFFVDNIKVEHYFNEEVTEDDLRDGYNRLKEEKDLRLYKAKVRHILIQENEERDDAAAKKRAEKVKQKLDSGEDFAELAKEYSDDPGSKESGGSLGDELTPLATAAGPTYVQSFGEAVRDLPLNEVSDPVKSDFGYHIIEVLEREQLEFEAAKDLVQADVWTKEYQHYVDNELKIEMKQS; from the coding sequence ATGCGGCAAACTAAACGGCGCTTATTCGTGTTCTTCGCCGTCTTCGTGGTCGTCAGCTTGCTTGCGGCAGGTTGCGGCAACAGCGAGGAGGACACAGATCAAAAGGCGGACGAACAGGCCGGACAAGCCCCCGAGCCGTTAGACACCACGAGTGAAGAAGTGATTGCGTCTTATGACGGCTTGACGAGCGGTGAAGTGAAAGAAGGGGAATTTAACCGTTTTTTGAACATCGTGATGACGGTTAATCCACAAATGGCCATGTTCGTCGAACAAGAGGAATTGAAGGACCAAATGCTGTCGCAGTACATCGCGAGCAAGTCTATAGCTCCGAAAGTTGAGGCGACATCCGAAATGGAGGATGAGGCCAGCGAGTTAGTCGAGTCCGTTAAGCAGCAGTACGACGAGATGCAGGGCGAAGACAAACAGTTTGCCGCCTACTTGGAGGAACAAGGTTTCACTGAAGACGACTTGCACCGTTTCTTCGTAGACAATATAAAAGTAGAGCACTACTTTAACGAAGAAGTGACGGAAGATGACTTGCGGGACGGATACAACCGACTGAAGGAAGAGAAGGATTTGCGGTTGTACAAAGCGAAAGTGCGGCACATTCTCATTCAGGAGAATGAGGAACGGGATGACGCCGCTGCGAAGAAGCGGGCAGAAAAAGTTAAACAAAAGCTGGACAGCGGGGAGGACTTCGCGGAACTGGCGAAAGAGTACTCTGACGATCCGGGATCGAAGGAGAGCGGCGGTTCCCTCGGCGATGAGTTGACGCCCCTCGCAACGGCGGCAGGTCCGACTTACGTCCAGAGCTTTGGAGAAGCAGTGCGCGACTTGCCGTTAAACGAAGTGAGCGACCCAGTGAAATCTGACTTCGGATATCACATCATTGAAGTGTTGGAAAGGGAACAGTTGGAATTTGAAGCAGCTAAAGACTTAGTCCAAGCGGACGTATGGACGAAAGAATACCAGCATTATGTGGATAACGAACTCAAGATCGAGATGAAACAGTCATAA
- a CDS encoding oligosaccharide flippase family protein, giving the protein MGQSFVKGAAILGAAAFISKLLGVFYRIPYQNMTGDEGLYIYQQVYPLYSTLLVLATAGFPIAVSKLVSERLALGDTYGAKRVFRLSSTVLTATGVFFFVSSFLEQRSSPSGWGIRIC; this is encoded by the coding sequence ATGGGCCAGTCATTCGTTAAGGGAGCGGCTATTCTCGGGGCGGCTGCCTTTATATCGAAACTGCTCGGTGTATTTTACCGCATCCCGTACCAAAACATGACCGGTGACGAAGGGTTGTACATTTACCAACAGGTGTACCCCCTGTATTCGACTCTGCTCGTCCTCGCGACGGCAGGTTTTCCCATTGCTGTGTCCAAACTCGTATCCGAGCGCCTCGCCCTGGGCGATACATATGGGGCCAAACGCGTGTTTCGTCTGTCGTCCACTGTCCTCACGGCGACGGGGGTCTTCTTTTTTGTATCCTCTTTTTTGGAGCAGAGATCATCGCCGAGTGGATGGGGAATCCGGATATGTTGA
- the spoVT gene encoding stage V sporulation protein T, translated as MKATGIVRRIDDLGRVVIPKEIRRTLRIREGDPLEIFVDRDGEVILKKYSPIGELGDFAREYVEALYESLQHTTLISDRDTYIAVAGAPKKEYLDRPIGRVIEGAMDNRRTVVEMNPTETELVLNSAESVQSYVVAPIVAGGDPVGAVVIVAKDEGDKVGDIETKMAETAAGFLGKQLEQ; from the coding sequence ATGAAAGCGACAGGTATTGTTCGGCGCATTGACGATTTGGGACGAGTCGTCATTCCGAAGGAAATACGCAGAACATTACGCATTCGCGAAGGAGATCCTTTAGAAATATTTGTGGACCGAGACGGTGAAGTGATCTTGAAGAAGTACTCTCCCATCGGCGAGTTAGGGGACTTCGCTCGGGAGTACGTCGAAGCTCTGTATGAAAGTCTTCAACATACGACGTTGATCAGTGATCGCGATACGTATATCGCGGTAGCCGGGGCCCCGAAAAAGGAGTACTTGGACAGACCCATCGGCCGAGTCATTGAGGGTGCGATGGACAATCGGCGAACCGTGGTAGAAATGAATCCGACCGAAACAGAACTCGTGCTCAACAGTGCAGAGAGTGTCCAATCTTATGTCGTCGCGCCGATTGTTGCCGGAGGAGATCCAGTCGGTGCCGTTGTGATCGTGGCAAAAGATGAGGGGGACAAAGTTGGAGACATTGAGACCAAAATGGCGGAAACGGCGGCAGGCTTTTTGGGTAAACAGTTGGAACAGTAG
- a CDS encoding S1 domain-containing RNA-binding protein: MTIDVGSKYEGKVTGITHFGAFVELPGGRTGLVHISEVADQYVKDVNEHLSVGDTVTVKVLNIDDSGKIGLSIRKAVDRPQGQSRRGGRTDRSFEDKLSRFMKDSEDRLTSLKRHAEGKRGGRGARRG, translated from the coding sequence ATGACAATTGATGTGGGCAGCAAATATGAAGGAAAGGTGACAGGGATCACCCATTTCGGAGCATTCGTTGAGCTGCCAGGTGGTCGAACAGGACTTGTTCACATTTCCGAGGTCGCCGATCAATACGTGAAAGACGTCAATGAGCACTTATCTGTTGGCGATACTGTGACGGTGAAAGTGTTGAACATCGATGACAGCGGTAAAATCGGTCTGTCCATTCGGAAAGCGGTCGACCGGCCACAAGGACAAAGCCGCCGCGGCGGCAGAACGGACCGCTCTTTCGAAGATAAGCTGAGCCGTTTTATGAAAGACAGCGAAGACCGCTTGACTTCGTTGAAACGTCACGCGGAAGGCAAGCGAGGTGGCCGTGGAGCGCGGCGAGGCTAA